The sequence below is a genomic window from Montipora capricornis isolate CH-2021 chromosome 14, ASM3666992v2, whole genome shotgun sequence.
GAAGAACGCTCACACGTGATGGAAGCTCGAACGCAAGTAGTTTCAAATgtcaattatgtaaacaaatcGAGGTGgtgtattttcaaactaaaattacgtaactggttcaaaacaaaactacatttatttaggtagcactgaaaagcttgcactttaacgttctgtattgtagtgacatatgtctggtacacgatacaatgaacttacaacaaagcggataaacagtgctgccataaagaattcgttaaccaattatctctgccacaaaggaatcgtggatgattggaaaagttcatgatttcaaaagcattttactatgcAAAGTGAAAACACCAGAAGTGATGTTCGATTTAACAGTATGATCAGTAATCCAGTACTTACCAAATGGACGCAGATCTCTTGCTGAGAGGGCGATGTTTAAAGTTGAGAAACGCACTACCCTGCACGTTTGAGGCGAGATCAGACAACcggttcaaatacatttaaagcaaatacaTGTGTAATGCTTAAATCAAGTGTAGAACATCTAGAAACTTTCAATTAAGACATGCAATCCTTAGTACAACAAGATTTTTGCAGCGTAACCTGACAAGAAACAGGTAAGTAATATGGGTTTCGCACAACagtgtattttattttcaattcccaaacgAATAAAAACTCAAGAATGTATATTCCGCTTACgctgaaacaactaacaaaattatgGTTTCAACAGAACAGGTGAAGTCAAAACCTTCATTCTGAAATGTTGGCAGTTCCATAAAGTCCACAAATAATCTCGTTTGAGCTTTATTTTCTCAAGGGAAAATTTCGCCCAATGAATAAAGGAGAACGCAAGTTAAGCTTGACCGGCTTAACGCTCGACCCTTACACTAATTGTGCTTTAACACAGCAtttcaaagagatttcagagttttaaagtaTCACTTGTCATTGAAATAACTTAGGGtatagaagtaaaacaattacatacctTTAATGAATTGATTTGGCAAGATAGTATCGACAGTAAACCGTCTCAAACCGTCAGAATCAGCCATAACTTCTGTGACAAACGGCCAGCATTGTTCGCATCTCATGGCAAGTCTACTGAAGCAAATCTTCCATATACATCCTAGGGGtttttctaccacaaaatgCTTTATATCCTTCCGACAAAGGTTAGAAATGAGCACAGGAACAGGACTTTTTGTGAGTCAAAACGATTATAGCGGCCATCAAAATATTCCCTGGCCCGAAACACACGTGATTCCAACTAAATTTGACCGGCGGCAAAAGATTATGGTCTTTTTGGCCGGGCAATGCTCGAAGTTCAAAAAAATCTTGTCTTAATTCGCATGAGCTTTTGTTTACGTTTCAGAACGAATGTTTGTTTCCTGGGTTGCCGGATTCGAAAATATAAACTAAACATGATCACAGTGATCGTTGTGATCAGGGTGTTCTTCCAATCACTTCAATCATATGGAAACCACACTTaagtttaagttatttccaacGCAGATAAACCAAGTCCGCAGGTATAATTTACTGCGTACACTGTAACTGTAATTAATACTTGTTCGagcgaagaaaaaaaataaatgaacgGCATGTATTTTCCGCAACGTTTTTCCCGTCCGAAGATGGTTAAAAACCATTTGAAACCATATTGAAACCCTTTCCAAACCCTTCTAACAATTTTGAAACCCTTTTGAAGCCCTTTAGAAGCCCTTTTGAAACTCTTTAGAAACCCTTCAGAAACGGTTTTGAAACCCTTTAGAAGCACTTTGGAAACCCTTCCGAAACCCTTTTTTAGAAACATGAAACCCTTTAGAAACCCTTCTAAAACCAGGCTTCATGTGGTTTGAAACCCCTTTGAAACCGTTTTTCGCTAAAATTAATCCTTCGATAAGCCATAAGACTACTTACTAATATAGGTCAGGTCAGGTCGCTCCTGCCACAGGTATCATGCTACCCTGTGCTACCTGCTGCATGCAGAGAAGGAAAACTCTGTCAAAAACCTCCGCTGCCTTGCGGCTAATATCTCCTTAGAGAAAAGTCTTCAGGAGTTAACCTCGAGGAGAAATCTGAAGCTGGAGTCCCATAGGCGGTTCGTCGTTGTAATCAATCTCGTTCTGGCAACTCCTGCGACGTCAATGGCCCCGGACCGTACCGGCCCTGTCGTTCCGTCTGGACCAGTCATTGCCGTGGAGAGGGGGGTCCTGCTAACTGGGCAAGAGCTGGTCCTCCTTATCCCTCTGCCCTGGCCTGTGCCCTGGAGAGGATACTCCAGCTTCGCTTCACAGCGTCGAACCAACACGGAAAGCGGCAGTCACCGGTTATAAGCCACAATGCTTGATTGGCATAGAGCGTGGCGCCAGGGGTTGCTTTCGTCGGTGGGAGGGATCTTCGGATCTCACTGGACAGCTACCGCCCGCCTTAGCCGGGCAGGCCCCGGTCAATAAGGTGCTGTCCCGCCACGGTCTGTCTTCCTCATTGAGTGCATGGGGATTAGGTAACAACTGACAAGCAGACCGCAACATCCGCACCAAGCAAGATAACAAGAACGAGCAAAAGTAAGAGACCAGCTCTTAAACTGGGAACCTGGAATGTCCGCACCATGACTACTGGACTTGATGATCTCCAGAACATTAGTGATGCACGAAAGACCGCCGTCATCAACGATGAGCTTCTATGACTGAAGATAGATATCACCGCCTCGCAGGAGACTCGTCTAGGAGACTCTGGAACGCTGAAAGAAAAGGACTACACCTTTTTCTGGCAAGGAAAGAGCGCTGAGCATTGTAGAGAACACGGGGTGGGCTTCGCTGTCAGGAACACCTTGTTGAAGATGGTTGAACCAGGCGACAAGGGATGTGAACGACTGCTGACTCTCTACACCTCTGACGATCCAATCTCCCTCATCAGCGCCTACGCTCCTACTCTGACATCAACACTTGAGGCTAAAGATGAATTCTACTCCAACTTGAATGTCGTCATCAAGAACATCCCCAACAATGAACAACTCGTCCTTCAGGGCGACTTTACCGGGTGTCCTGGCGTCATCCACGCTCAAAACACTGGCACCAGCTTGACATGATCATTGTCAGACGCACAAGCCTCAAGCATGTGCTTCTTACCCGCACCTGTCACAGCGCAGACTGTGACACAGACCACTCTCTTGTATGCTGCAAGATCCGCCTGACACCAAAGACACTTCATCGTGCCAAGCCTCGCATCAACACCATCAAGATGCAACAAGAAGCAAAGATCGAGGAATTTGCAAAGACCTTCGAACAAGCCATCTCCACAAAAAATCCTCAAAGTACAGCATTAGGCACCTGGATCCACCTACGAGAGTGCATTCATACATCAGCACTAGCCTTCTTCGGAAAGAAGACCTCCAGGAGCTCTGACTGGTTCGATGCAAAGTCTGCTGAGATGACCCCCATCATAGAAGCAAAACGGGCGGCCCTTACTGAATATAAGCGTTCTCCAAGCGAAAAGACCCTTAAGACATTAAGAGCAGCTCGGAGTAAGGTCCAACAGACAGCAAGGAAATGTGCCAACGAGTATTGGCAAGAGCTCAGTCGCAACATCCAGACTGCAGCGGACACGGGTAACATCAGAGGCATGTATGATGGCAACACGAAAGCTCTCAGACCAACCCAGAGCAAAACAGCACCCCTCAAATCCATCAGTGGGGAAGTGATCACTGACAAGGGGAAACAAATGGAGCGATGGGTAGAGCACTACTCTGAGCTCTACTCCAGAGAGAACAGTGTTGTCGACTCGGCATTGGATGCCATTGAACCTCTACCTATGATGGAGGACTTAGACGCCGAACCAACACTGGAAGAACTCAGCAAGGCTATCGACAGCTTGGCCTGTGGCAAAGCCCCTGGAACAGATGGCATCCCTCCTGATCTCATCAAGCTTTGCAAGTCTACTCT
It includes:
- the LOC138031615 gene encoding uncharacterized protein; translated protein: MIIVRRTSLKHVLLTRTCHSADCDTDHSLVCCKIRLTPKTLHRAKPRINTIKMQQEAKIEEFAKTFEQAISTKNPQSTALGTWIHLRECIHTSALAFFGKKTSRSSDWFDAKSAEMTPIIEAKRAALTEYKRSPSEKTLKTLRAARSKVQQTARKCANEYWQELSRNIQTAADTGNIRGMYDGNTKALRPTQSKTAPLKSISGEVITDKGKQMERWVEHYSELYSRENSVVDSALDAIEPLPMMEDLDAEPTLEELSKAIDSLACGKAPGTDGIPPDLIKLCKSTLLQSLHDTLCQCWGEGGVPQDMKDAKIVTLYKKNKGDRRHLSLEHCGQSVCSSHACAPPATGSTCLSRIPLRFPCRTLNSGHDFFPSPTPGEMQGTTETPLRCLH